The following coding sequences are from one Williamwhitmania taraxaci window:
- a CDS encoding cation transporter: MKTLQFTTNINCGGCVAKVKSLLDTANGIAKWSIDTAKPDKLLVVETETLTEEEIILMIASKGFKAERL; this comes from the coding sequence ATGAAAACACTACAATTCACAACCAACATCAACTGTGGCGGATGCGTGGCCAAAGTAAAATCCTTGCTCGACACTGCCAATGGAATTGCCAAATGGAGTATTGATACCGCAAAACCTGACAAACTACTTGTGGTTGAAACGGAAACACTTACAGAGGAAGAAATAATTTTAATGATTGCCAGTAAAGGATTTAAGGCCGAAAGACTTTAA
- a CDS encoding methyl-accepting chemotaxis protein, producing MKQKSIVKKFAWTIGTLTSILIIGLIAYTAITNLQLMGEGVKQYVMEVNKVQSGKIGAELDKTLLQVKNLAEVFEVKQSDRDWAIKVLEQSFQKNSDLQSLSIIWESNGFDGNDAVNKGKIGSDSEGRFIPMVSQAGITTNNIFENTEFNDCYITTKSKQSSTVSNPKEINGNLIVSLASPILRSGKLVGVVCANLQLKKIQTILEGTDVFRGVGEISVISNNGFIVANSKHPNLIGKSLKEVVPDYDLHMGYLHNGTQIMWDDGTNGFIVSPIIIGNTDEPWQIFIIGPVAALMQDALHQLKVQVIIGLILIILMIGVVIVVVKRSFQPLLNLNEASVLIAKGDLSKRVQVHSKDEIGQLASTFNEMAERLSEVIGAIAENSFSINSASQELTSISQQLSQGASEQASSTEEISSSIEEMAANIQQNTDNAHHTEKMSKQVEEDMEKVIEASKKSMESVKEIAESIEVISEIAFQTNILALNAAVEAARAGESGRGFAVVAAEVRKLAERSRVVATKVNTLSKKSLDDTQRAQSLLNTTMPNITNTSRLIQEIAASSYEQNTGAEQINSAIQQLNQITQQNAAVAESVSSSAEELVSKVNLLEDAISYFNLGK from the coding sequence ATGAAACAGAAATCAATTGTTAAGAAGTTCGCCTGGACGATTGGGACATTGACCAGTATTCTAATCATTGGACTAATTGCCTACACTGCCATTACTAACCTCCAATTAATGGGCGAAGGTGTAAAGCAATACGTGATGGAAGTAAACAAGGTTCAAAGTGGAAAAATTGGTGCAGAGCTGGATAAGACTCTCCTACAGGTAAAAAACCTTGCGGAAGTATTCGAAGTTAAACAGTCGGATAGAGACTGGGCTATCAAGGTGCTTGAGCAGTCATTCCAGAAAAATTCCGATTTACAAAGTTTAAGTATCATTTGGGAGTCAAATGGCTTCGATGGTAATGATGCAGTAAACAAAGGTAAGATAGGAAGTGATTCCGAGGGTAGGTTTATACCAATGGTAAGCCAAGCAGGCATCACCACAAACAATATCTTTGAAAACACAGAATTTAATGACTGCTATATTACGACAAAGTCAAAACAGTCCTCCACCGTTTCAAACCCAAAAGAGATTAATGGAAATCTGATAGTAAGCCTAGCCAGCCCAATTCTTCGTTCAGGAAAACTAGTTGGGGTTGTATGTGCCAACCTCCAGCTAAAAAAGATTCAGACCATTCTTGAAGGAACAGATGTATTTCGTGGAGTGGGTGAAATATCCGTAATTTCCAACAACGGATTTATTGTTGCAAACTCAAAACATCCAAATCTTATTGGAAAGAGTCTGAAAGAGGTTGTTCCCGATTATGACCTTCACATGGGATATCTCCACAATGGAACTCAAATTATGTGGGACGACGGAACAAATGGTTTTATTGTTAGCCCAATAATCATTGGAAATACAGACGAACCTTGGCAGATATTCATTATAGGACCTGTTGCTGCACTAATGCAAGATGCACTCCATCAACTGAAAGTTCAGGTGATAATAGGTTTAATACTCATCATCTTAATGATTGGAGTAGTTATCGTTGTAGTAAAACGTTCCTTTCAACCCTTGCTAAACCTTAATGAGGCGAGCGTATTGATAGCCAAAGGAGATCTCTCCAAGCGCGTACAAGTTCACTCAAAGGATGAGATTGGGCAACTCGCTTCAACATTCAACGAAATGGCCGAACGATTAAGCGAAGTTATTGGTGCTATTGCCGAAAACAGTTTTAGCATAAACTCAGCCAGCCAAGAGTTAACCTCAATTTCGCAGCAACTTTCCCAAGGTGCCAGCGAACAAGCCTCTAGCACTGAAGAAATCTCAAGTTCTATTGAGGAGATGGCTGCCAATATCCAGCAAAACACCGATAATGCACACCATACCGAGAAAATGTCTAAACAAGTTGAAGAAGACATGGAGAAAGTTATTGAAGCCTCCAAGAAGAGTATGGAATCAGTTAAAGAAATCGCGGAGAGCATTGAAGTTATTAGCGAAATTGCTTTTCAAACAAATATTTTAGCTTTAAACGCAGCAGTTGAAGCAGCAAGAGCAGGAGAATCGGGACGTGGATTTGCAGTGGTAGCAGCCGAGGTTAGAAAGTTAGCGGAACGCAGTAGAGTCGTTGCCACCAAGGTGAACACCCTATCCAAGAAAAGTTTGGACGATACGCAAAGAGCCCAAAGTCTTTTGAATACCACAATGCCAAATATTACCAACACAAGTCGGTTGATTCAGGAAATTGCAGCCTCCAGCTACGAACAAAATACTGGCGCCGAACAAATCAATAGTGCAATTCAGCAACTCAACCAAATTACCCAACAAAACGCAGCGGTGGCCGAGTCGGTTTCCTCAAGTGCCGAAGAGCTGGTAAGCAAGGTCAATTTACTGGAAGATGCCATCTCCTACTTTAATTTGGGAAAATAA
- a CDS encoding helix-turn-helix transcriptional regulator — translation MESEFRSRFVLLFELVENAGLVKSRADVAARLNYRPQAFNEILKGRTNVGLDLIQKFCIEFGASPEYLVLGSGLYFREKNQHLNPSGACSYTNLSTAIDAVGVEPAESECKQCVDKERIISALQKVITTQDSQVANLQEMVCILNDRKGD, via the coding sequence ATGGAGAGTGAGTTTCGAAGTAGATTTGTTTTGCTTTTCGAACTGGTTGAAAATGCTGGTCTTGTAAAATCTAGGGCAGACGTGGCAGCAAGGCTTAACTATCGACCGCAGGCTTTCAACGAAATTTTAAAAGGGAGAACGAATGTTGGGTTAGATCTCATACAGAAATTCTGTATTGAGTTTGGCGCGAGTCCCGAGTATTTAGTTTTAGGCTCAGGTCTCTATTTCCGGGAGAAAAACCAGCATCTCAACCCCAGTGGTGCGTGCAGTTATACAAACCTATCCACTGCTATCGATGCGGTTGGAGTTGAACCTGCGGAATCGGAATGCAAACAGTGTGTGGATAAGGAGCGCATTATCAGTGCACTGCAGAAAGTAATAACTACGCAGGACAGTCAAGTAGCCAACCTTCAGGAGATGGTTTGCATTTTAAACGATCGAAAAGGTGACTAA
- a CDS encoding 3-oxoacyl-ACP synthase III family protein: MKSNSGVISMGGYYPGKAFPVKSLAGFVNYLKANTHLPVEYIQEIETTGQHPGWSESNEDGWVNQPWYDAWIQTLPEKKRQNPFQGGKFRCRVPMDPESIRSSRFPHPMLASDAETIAGAMAIFSSGLSKEDIDLVIVSSLVPDRHVPLNASLVQHKLQLPNAGAYNMDTCCSSFITMMETAMALVNTGVKKNILIVASSLDSIINDKSTYYSVCTGDAAVAGIVSKVEEGCGYITSASISNGARHEAIVFQSRQPLLFKGTSQGPTHEQECVTFLNPELTRQIGATAQEDMLHVVSKALDKRGLSSKHIDFAAFHQPVKWAPHAWREAIGLAPEKIVETYELYGNIACAAAATNMLVALERKLIKANDNLLIASSGVGENHIALLQKVSVKLVENMNRYTGGTSTEKLQPAKNLVVH; this comes from the coding sequence ATGAAATCAAACTCAGGAGTAATTAGCATGGGTGGCTACTACCCAGGGAAAGCATTCCCCGTTAAGTCGCTAGCTGGTTTTGTGAACTATTTGAAAGCAAATACTCATCTGCCAGTGGAGTATATACAGGAAATTGAAACCACAGGCCAACACCCCGGGTGGTCAGAATCGAACGAAGATGGTTGGGTGAATCAACCATGGTACGATGCATGGATTCAAACGCTTCCTGAAAAGAAACGTCAAAACCCATTTCAAGGAGGAAAATTTCGCTGCCGGGTTCCAATGGATCCAGAGTCAATCCGTTCCTCCCGATTTCCACATCCCATGCTAGCCTCCGATGCTGAAACTATCGCCGGAGCCATGGCCATATTTAGCTCTGGCTTATCGAAAGAGGATATCGACTTGGTTATCGTATCATCGCTTGTGCCCGACAGGCATGTTCCACTGAATGCCTCACTTGTTCAGCATAAACTACAGCTGCCAAATGCCGGCGCATACAATATGGACACTTGCTGCTCGTCGTTTATAACCATGATGGAAACGGCTATGGCACTAGTAAATACGGGAGTAAAAAAGAACATTTTAATTGTAGCAAGCTCCCTCGATTCTATCATCAACGACAAATCAACCTACTATTCGGTATGCACTGGCGATGCTGCAGTGGCGGGGATTGTTTCGAAAGTTGAAGAGGGCTGTGGCTATATAACCTCTGCCTCTATTAGTAATGGAGCAAGGCACGAGGCCATAGTCTTTCAATCGAGACAGCCCCTACTGTTTAAGGGAACAAGCCAAGGTCCTACCCACGAGCAAGAGTGCGTTACCTTCCTAAATCCTGAACTCACCCGCCAAATTGGGGCTACCGCTCAAGAGGATATGCTTCATGTCGTTTCGAAGGCCCTCGACAAGCGAGGTTTATCAAGCAAGCATATCGACTTTGCAGCATTTCATCAACCAGTGAAATGGGCACCCCATGCATGGCGTGAAGCAATTGGTTTGGCCCCTGAAAAAATTGTAGAAACCTATGAACTCTACGGGAATATTGCTTGTGCAGCTGCAGCAACTAACATGCTGGTGGCACTCGAGCGCAAGTTGATTAAAGCCAACGATAACCTTTTGATTGCCTCCTCCGGCGTTGGTGAAAACCACATAGCTCTGCTTCAAAAAGTATCGGTAAAGTTGGTGGAAAACATGAATCGCTACACTGGAGGAACAAGCACAGAGAAACTGCAACCAGCGAAAAACTTAGTTGTGCACTAA
- a CDS encoding VOC family protein — MAIKIHHIALKVSDTEKAAQMLYGKGGFKADETTYFAEVGMKIGFVNYRGTLMELLQPVDIDCPIINDKDGLHHIAFEMENLDEFHAQLQNIPIFQEIQDIRRGREGRIFFFRMKAKPFVWYECMEKPKSNE; from the coding sequence ATGGCCATCAAGATTCATCACATCGCCCTCAAGGTTTCGGACACTGAAAAAGCCGCCCAAATGCTCTACGGCAAGGGCGGCTTTAAGGCCGACGAAACGACATATTTTGCAGAAGTTGGAATGAAAATAGGCTTTGTGAACTATCGGGGTACCCTGATGGAGCTACTTCAACCGGTTGATATCGACTGTCCGATAATCAACGACAAAGATGGACTACATCACATTGCCTTTGAGATGGAAAATCTGGATGAATTCCACGCCCAATTGCAGAACATTCCAATTTTTCAAGAAATACAGGATATCAGAAGAGGTAGAGAAGGCAGGATATTTTTCTTTCGAATGAAAGCAAAACCGTTCGTTTGGTATGAATGCATGGAAAAGCCAAAATCTAATGAATAA
- a CDS encoding SDR family NAD(P)-dependent oxidoreductase: MNNRVAIVTGSTKGIGRAIAYKLAQNGNTVIVTGRDTLLGEEVVSEIRNKGGEAHFFRVDLSILTEVESFCHAILNQFDRLDILVNNAGISGHMGPIISTPLSQLSSVFRVNVESIFLMCQKLIPLMEKGNHGRIINISSIAYRLNPANSGTYNMSKAALNALTQTLAKEIGPLGITVNAIAPGLILTERIQNERLPGLAQKAGISIQDMQLELTKGTSTRQLTTPEDIASMVTFLSSLEAGSITGEIINISAGV; encoded by the coding sequence ATGAATAATAGAGTTGCTATAGTTACTGGAAGCACAAAAGGGATAGGCCGTGCAATTGCCTATAAACTAGCACAGAACGGTAACACCGTTATTGTTACTGGCCGCGACACCCTACTTGGAGAGGAGGTTGTATCCGAGATTAGGAATAAGGGCGGAGAAGCTCATTTTTTTCGAGTTGATCTTTCAATTCTTACTGAGGTAGAATCATTTTGCCATGCGATTTTAAACCAGTTTGACAGGCTCGATATTCTGGTAAACAATGCCGGAATTTCGGGTCATATGGGTCCAATCATCAGCACGCCCCTATCCCAACTATCTTCGGTATTTAGGGTAAACGTAGAGAGTATATTCCTCATGTGTCAAAAGTTAATTCCACTGATGGAAAAGGGAAACCATGGAAGAATAATCAACATTTCATCCATTGCCTACCGACTGAACCCGGCAAATTCGGGAACCTATAACATGAGTAAGGCAGCGCTTAATGCCCTTACCCAAACATTAGCCAAGGAGATTGGTCCGCTAGGAATTACGGTGAATGCCATTGCACCTGGTTTAATACTTACCGAACGCATTCAAAACGAAAGATTGCCAGGATTGGCTCAGAAAGCAGGTATCTCCATTCAAGATATGCAACTGGAATTAACAAAAGGAACCAGCACTCGACAGCTTACTACCCCTGAGGATATTGCCTCAATGGTAACTTTCCTGTCCTCATTGGAAGCTGGCTCCATTACCGGCGAAATAATTAACATCTCTGCGGGAGTTTAA
- the glmS gene encoding methylaspartate mutase subunit S, whose translation MQRKISDYNLITGVIGEDVHVTGIRIMEHALRSEGFTVHSLGIHNTQDEFVAAAVEHHADALIISSLCGHAELLMEGLRQKCDQAGIGHIHLCLGGQLVISEEPWIVTENRFKQLGVDRVNVPFILPKDAIALLIEDLKIRAESFDKKPTA comes from the coding sequence ATGCAACGAAAAATAAGCGACTATAACCTAATAACCGGAGTCATTGGCGAGGATGTCCATGTAACTGGAATTAGAATCATGGAGCACGCCCTCCGAAGCGAAGGCTTTACGGTGCACTCCCTTGGTATTCACAATACTCAGGATGAGTTTGTTGCTGCTGCGGTGGAGCACCATGCGGACGCATTGATCATTTCATCGCTCTGTGGTCATGCAGAACTCCTAATGGAAGGTTTGCGTCAAAAATGTGATCAGGCCGGCATCGGCCATATCCACCTCTGCCTTGGAGGTCAACTGGTCATCAGCGAAGAGCCTTGGATTGTTACAGAAAACCGATTTAAGCAACTGGGAGTAGATCGGGTAAACGTTCCCTTTATTCTGCCCAAAGATGCCATCGCCCTGCTGATTGAGGATCTAAAAATCAGGGCGGAAAGTTTCGATAAAAAACCCACTGCCTAA
- a CDS encoding mucoidy inhibitor MuiA family protein: MKHKLIAIVTGTLLTFSVAAQVPVNSKIERVTVFVTGAQITRTATLDLKAGTTELVLGNLSPYINAQSISAGLSNEVTILSVNQGIDYLNQQGKTEEIAKLQLQQKNLQEKIKLEQNRTTILQQEENLLLNNQKLGSQNAGMKVLELREAADFFRNRLTEISNMKMEALKSVDLLNLEINKINRQLQELNGKVDEPTGVIKLVISSKTATRSQLTLSYLVANASWNPYYDLRILNINHPVTIGYMGTVAQSCGENWENVKLVLSSGDPSRSGLKPEINPWYLSIYEPPIYRRSNAPMSMQKMETEMDENVRLEEVVVTGYGVVKEKKAFSKVAPDNMRTNETTAEFEVVERSNIPSNNNTYNVSVAELTVPAFFNYESTPKLDKAVFLSAGITGWEAFNLMDGQANLYFEGTYVGSTYLDTKNASDTMSISLGRDKAISINREKVKDFSATQMLSSQRKDTRTWEITVRNNKAQKIALILEDQIPLSSNSDIVVEKGDLSGAELEEKTGKLTWKLNMEPKETKKIKFSYSVKYPKKGKVILE, encoded by the coding sequence ATGAAGCATAAACTCATCGCCATTGTTACCGGAACATTGCTCACATTCAGTGTAGCCGCTCAGGTACCGGTTAACTCAAAGATTGAAAGAGTAACAGTTTTTGTTACGGGAGCACAAATTACCCGCACAGCCACCCTCGACCTCAAGGCGGGAACCACTGAACTGGTGTTGGGAAACCTCTCCCCTTACATCAACGCTCAAAGCATTAGCGCCGGGCTATCCAACGAGGTTACTATACTATCGGTAAACCAAGGAATTGACTATCTTAATCAGCAGGGTAAAACGGAAGAGATAGCCAAACTGCAATTACAGCAGAAGAATTTACAGGAGAAGATAAAGTTGGAGCAGAACCGAACCACCATTCTTCAACAGGAGGAAAACCTTCTGCTCAACAATCAGAAGTTGGGCAGCCAAAATGCAGGCATGAAGGTTCTGGAGCTGCGCGAAGCGGCCGATTTCTTCCGCAACCGACTTACCGAAATCAGCAATATGAAGATGGAGGCGCTAAAGAGCGTTGACTTGCTTAATCTTGAAATAAACAAGATTAATAGACAACTTCAGGAACTAAACGGAAAAGTTGACGAGCCCACCGGTGTAATAAAGTTGGTGATATCATCCAAAACGGCCACAAGGAGCCAACTCACCCTCTCCTACTTGGTAGCAAATGCAAGTTGGAATCCATACTACGATCTAAGAATTTTGAATATCAACCATCCAGTAACCATTGGCTATATGGGAACCGTGGCTCAAAGTTGCGGTGAAAACTGGGAAAACGTTAAGCTGGTGCTCTCCTCGGGCGATCCAAGCCGGAGTGGCCTAAAACCAGAGATTAATCCTTGGTACCTCTCCATTTACGAGCCACCCATTTACCGTAGAAGCAATGCGCCAATGTCTATGCAGAAGATGGAAACTGAAATGGATGAGAATGTGAGACTGGAGGAAGTTGTAGTTACCGGTTATGGTGTAGTAAAGGAAAAGAAAGCATTCTCGAAGGTTGCCCCGGACAACATGCGCACCAACGAAACCACCGCCGAATTTGAGGTAGTTGAGCGGTCGAACATCCCTAGCAATAATAACACCTACAACGTAAGCGTGGCCGAGTTAACAGTTCCAGCCTTCTTCAACTACGAAAGTACACCAAAGCTCGACAAGGCGGTGTTTCTTTCGGCTGGTATAACAGGATGGGAGGCCTTCAACCTTATGGACGGACAGGCCAACCTCTACTTTGAGGGAACCTACGTGGGATCGACCTATCTCGACACCAAAAATGCCTCCGACACCATGAGCATTAGCCTTGGACGCGATAAAGCTATCAGCATCAACCGCGAAAAGGTGAAGGATTTCTCGGCAACGCAGATGCTCAGCTCGCAACGCAAGGATACCCGTACTTGGGAAATAACAGTGCGCAACAACAAGGCGCAAAAAATTGCCCTTATCCTAGAGGATCAGATCCCTCTTTCGAGCAATAGCGATATTGTGGTAGAAAAGGGTGATTTATCGGGTGCCGAACTTGAGGAGAAAACCGGCAAGCTTACTTGGAAGTTAAACATGGAACCAAAGGAGACAAAAAAAATTAAGTTTAGCTACTCAGTGAAATATCCAAAGAAGGGGAAGGTGATATTAGAATAG
- a CDS encoding ion transporter: MENGKGQELGFLDLLIMILSIYVLGAIVVDTFVPIRPEVSHMLHVIDTMVCVVFLFEFLYRFFNAESKIKFMRWGWIDLLASIPNVDFLRIGRVARLFRLFRIVRAFRSTHYLVSYIFRDRIKGAFSSVVILSVLVIMFSSIGVLSFETAPNSNIKTAGDALWWAFTTVTTVGYGDLYPVTTEGRIIAVVLMVTGVGLFGTFTGFVTSWFMDERREKSEERKGEL, translated from the coding sequence ATGGAAAATGGAAAGGGGCAGGAACTAGGTTTCTTGGATTTGTTGATAATGATTTTGTCGATTTATGTGCTTGGCGCAATAGTCGTTGATACATTTGTTCCTATTCGTCCTGAGGTTTCGCATATGCTACACGTCATCGATACCATGGTGTGTGTGGTCTTCCTATTCGAGTTTCTTTATCGTTTCTTTAATGCGGAGAGTAAGATTAAGTTTATGCGCTGGGGATGGATTGATCTCTTGGCGAGCATTCCTAATGTAGATTTTCTGCGCATAGGACGCGTTGCTCGGTTGTTTCGGCTATTCCGCATTGTTAGGGCGTTTCGCTCCACCCATTACTTGGTTAGCTATATTTTTCGTGACCGAATTAAGGGGGCGTTTTCTTCAGTCGTAATACTTTCTGTTCTAGTGATTATGTTTTCGTCCATTGGCGTATTAAGTTTCGAGACGGCCCCCAATAGCAACATAAAAACGGCAGGTGATGCACTTTGGTGGGCTTTCACCACTGTTACCACAGTTGGATACGGTGACCTCTATCCGGTTACTACAGAAGGGCGTATTATTGCTGTAGTTTTAATGGTTACCGGAGTTGGTCTCTTTGGAACATTTACCGGCTTTGTTACCTCTTGGTTTATGGACGAACGGAGGGAGAAAAGTGAAGAGCGAAAAGGTGAATTGTGA
- a CDS encoding carbon-nitrogen hydrolase family protein, with product MSKQEIDNIRIELLKLSDYEELKTIMIAAYPSMPNTYWREAKIEKLISIFPEGQVVVKINNQMAACALSIVVDYNQFGDKHSYQEITSNYTFDTHLSDGDVLYGIEVFVKPEYRGLRLGRRLYNYRKELCEKLNLKSIVFGGRIPNYYKYSDTLSPKEYIEKVKLREIDDPVLNFQMSNDFYPSRIMKGYMEGDSASKDYAVLLKWDNIYYEKPTKSIRTIKPIVRIGLIQWQMRLYKDIEELMQQAEYFIDAVSGYKSDFALFPEFFNAPLMAAFNHLSEPDAIRKLADYTKEIVDRFSQLAISYNINIITGSMPEVIDDLLYNVGYLCHRDGKIDRYEKLHVTPDEKKVWGLKGGSQLKTFNTDCGRIGILICYDSEFPELSRILADEGMKILFIPFLTDTQNGFSRVRHCAQARAIENECYVAIAGSVGNLPKVHNMDIQYAQSMVFTPCDFAFPANGVKAESTPNTEMILIVDVDLDLLKELSQFGSVRNLKDRRLDLFNLTRR from the coding sequence ATGAGTAAACAAGAGATTGACAATATTCGTATTGAGCTGCTTAAGTTGAGCGATTATGAAGAGCTTAAAACGATAATGATAGCAGCCTACCCTTCCATGCCCAATACCTATTGGAGGGAAGCGAAAATAGAAAAGCTGATTTCTATTTTTCCCGAAGGACAGGTTGTCGTGAAAATTAACAATCAAATGGCTGCTTGTGCCTTGTCTATCGTAGTGGACTATAATCAGTTTGGTGATAAGCATTCGTATCAGGAAATAACCAGCAACTATACATTTGATACCCACTTAAGTGATGGGGATGTTTTGTATGGGATTGAAGTTTTTGTAAAGCCCGAATATAGGGGCTTACGGCTAGGTAGACGGCTCTATAATTATAGGAAAGAGTTGTGTGAAAAGCTAAATCTAAAGAGTATTGTTTTTGGAGGACGTATTCCCAATTATTACAAATATTCGGATACGTTGTCGCCCAAGGAGTATATTGAGAAAGTGAAGCTTCGTGAAATCGATGATCCCGTTCTCAACTTCCAAATGTCGAATGATTTTTACCCCTCGCGAATCATGAAGGGTTATATGGAAGGCGATTCTGCCTCAAAGGATTATGCGGTACTCTTGAAATGGGACAATATTTACTATGAGAAACCAACCAAGAGTATAAGGACAATTAAGCCTATTGTTCGCATAGGTCTTATTCAGTGGCAAATGCGCCTGTATAAGGATATTGAAGAGCTTATGCAGCAGGCTGAGTATTTTATTGATGCCGTATCGGGCTATAAGAGCGATTTTGCTCTATTTCCTGAATTCTTTAATGCACCTCTTATGGCTGCCTTCAACCATTTGTCGGAACCGGATGCAATTCGGAAGTTGGCCGATTATACGAAGGAAATCGTTGACCGTTTTTCGCAGCTGGCTATCTCGTATAACATTAATATAATTACGGGAAGTATGCCTGAGGTAATTGATGATCTCTTGTATAACGTGGGCTATTTGTGTCATAGGGACGGAAAAATCGATCGTTATGAAAAATTGCACGTCACTCCCGATGAGAAAAAGGTGTGGGGATTGAAAGGCGGCTCCCAGCTAAAAACGTTTAATACCGATTGTGGTCGGATTGGTATACTGATTTGTTACGATTCAGAGTTTCCTGAACTGAGCAGAATTTTAGCCGATGAGGGTATGAAAATCTTATTCATCCCGTTTCTTACCGATACTCAAAATGGCTTTTCGCGCGTTCGGCATTGTGCACAGGCTCGTGCAATCGAGAACGAATGTTATGTGGCCATTGCAGGTAGTGTAGGAAACCTACCGAAAGTTCATAATATGGATATTCAATATGCTCAATCAATGGTGTTTACACCATGTGATTTTGCATTCCCGGCCAATGGCGTTAAGGCTGAATCAACACCAAACACCGAAATGATACTAATTGTGGATGTGGATCTAGATTTACTAAAAGAATTGAGTCAGTTTGGCAGCGTGAGAAACCTTAAAGATAGGAGGCTAGACCTCTTCAATTTGACTAGGCGATAA
- a CDS encoding mechanosensitive ion channel family protein, with amino-acid sequence MKEFLDNRVIEFGDYSLKLYNVVSFVIFISVIIVVLFVLRSLIFRSKTLDIAKKFSVNKLSRYVISTIAFLISLKILSFDISVLLAGSAALLVGLGFGLQKLFSDFISGIILLLDGTLKVGDIVEVNDAIFTVQEINFRTTKVLGRDDYYVIVPNSELTGNRVINWTHSEISSRFKVTVGVDYSTEVLPLIEILIGVAKGNERVLKTPEPFVRFEDYGDSALIFSVYFYTNEIFRVENIKSDIRIDILKALRANGITIPFPQRVIHTNN; translated from the coding sequence ATGAAAGAATTTCTCGATAATCGAGTAATCGAATTTGGCGATTATTCTTTGAAACTGTACAATGTTGTCAGTTTCGTTATATTTATCTCTGTAATTATTGTTGTTCTTTTTGTTTTAAGGAGTTTGATATTCCGATCAAAAACATTAGATATTGCCAAAAAATTTTCAGTAAATAAACTCTCCCGTTACGTAATCTCAACTATTGCTTTCTTGATAAGCCTTAAAATCCTCAGCTTTGATATTTCAGTACTGTTGGCTGGCTCTGCGGCACTTCTTGTAGGATTGGGATTTGGTTTGCAGAAGCTCTTTAGTGATTTTATTTCCGGAATTATTCTTTTGCTGGATGGAACGTTAAAGGTGGGTGACATTGTTGAAGTAAATGATGCTATTTTTACGGTTCAGGAAATTAATTTTAGAACGACTAAGGTTTTGGGTCGTGATGATTATTACGTAATTGTTCCTAATTCGGAACTCACCGGCAATAGAGTTATTAATTGGACTCATAGCGAAATTTCTTCAAGATTTAAGGTGACTGTTGGTGTCGATTATTCCACTGAGGTATTACCTCTTATCGAAATTTTAATAGGCGTTGCCAAGGGTAATGAGCGGGTACTCAAAACTCCGGAACCCTTTGTTCGATTTGAAGATTACGGGGATTCTGCATTGATTTTCTCTGTATATTTCTATACAAATGAGATTTTTAGGGTTGAAAACATTAAGAGTGATATCCGAATTGATATTCTTAAGGCTTTAAGAGCAAATGGAATTACAATTCCATTTCCCCAGCGTGTTATACATACAAACAATTGA